The Shewanella sp. NFH-SH190041 genome has a window encoding:
- a CDS encoding DUF333 domain-containing protein has protein sequence MAANIAFARVNIAFGSMVCLALLGGCSATDATGSHNAQAHSATNMPQHQSQTSHPHLIGMPNPAAVFCEQIGGQYQLIDTPQGQAGQCFYLGQNYDAWQLFRSHHQPTGTQTSPAENHQQQ, from the coding sequence ATGGCCGCAAACATCGCTTTTGCCAGAGTAAACATAGCGTTCGGCTCAATGGTTTGTCTGGCGCTATTAGGTGGATGCAGCGCCACGGACGCTACGGGTTCACACAATGCCCAAGCGCACAGCGCGACGAATATGCCGCAGCATCAGAGCCAAACTTCACACCCTCACCTTATCGGCATGCCAAATCCAGCAGCGGTATTTTGTGAGCAAATTGGCGGCCAATACCAACTAATTGATACCCCGCAAGGGCAGGCCGGACAATGCTTTTATCTGGGACAAAACTATGATGCCTGGCAACTGTTTCGTAGCCACCATCAACCAACAGGAACACAAACCTCGCCAGCAGAAAACCACCAGCAACAATAA
- a CDS encoding TonB-dependent receptor has product MLTLPQAWAEQATANDVARQANNQTVTHTASAANTMDSTVDNGQAMERIAVTGSRISRQSMETASPVTVIDADTIRAEGYQSVDEVLQAQPAMAGMAVGATTNNGADGIAQVDLRGMGANRTLVLLNGRRMVNSGSGADSAVDLNTIPVAMIARVEILKDGASAVYGSDAIAGVVNIITKKDFDGFQFDINGGATDKGDGENVELSALYGFSTERGNYTLGLAYSDRQGVMQADRDWVPPGASSFVPGGSLDGKVRDGDDWVARSEGYDYTEESWLQTPSSKYSVFANALHEFDSGISFNGDLLYTKRQSEQMMAPQPASVMLDVCDDDTTSDCITLTEQMLIGGITPDEQGRVEYRRRMTDAGNRIYEQDTDTLRVSAGLSGQLDLPSVMDWELSYTYGNNSATTWVHNSINATKMAQSIYDSECSGSECSNPWFSGEPLDPSIINDISYLEQTEGGNEQHIAAALLSGELFELPAGMAAFAVGAEYRHDSGYYTPDPVIVAGDGTAAQQDPTDGSYDVISVFQEISLPFTDALTGEFALRFDDYSTFGKATTWKIGLTYEASDELMLRTVAATGFRAPNVSELYGGNSGSYDYLTDPWGNEEDAQILVNYTSDADLKAEQSESYTAGLVYSPRYLDGMSVTVDYWRFKIKDAIARLDVQAGLNACHGGDTSACETFNIGPDGNLTNLTNPLTNVGYQDTSGVDMNLLYVFALGGLDWQVRNDLTYLLQFEQDGVDYTGTIGGMYGGYAKLKNNFSLQAGQGDWQLIYANRYIGAMDDINYGDKVDGVLYHNVSARYQFNDVYSASLGVKNLTDEEPPMVASGNEAGTVPEVYDTIGRQIYAGVSFRF; this is encoded by the coding sequence CGGTAACAGGTTCGCGGATCAGTCGCCAGAGTATGGAAACTGCATCGCCGGTAACCGTCATTGATGCCGATACCATTCGGGCTGAGGGATACCAATCTGTGGATGAGGTACTGCAGGCTCAGCCGGCAATGGCGGGGATGGCCGTAGGGGCCACCACGAATAATGGGGCAGATGGTATTGCCCAAGTTGATTTACGCGGTATGGGCGCGAACCGGACTTTAGTGCTGCTCAATGGACGTCGTATGGTCAATTCTGGCTCTGGAGCAGATAGTGCGGTGGATCTCAATACTATCCCAGTCGCTATGATTGCCCGGGTCGAAATTCTCAAAGATGGGGCATCAGCAGTCTATGGCTCAGATGCTATCGCTGGGGTAGTGAATATTATTACCAAGAAGGATTTTGATGGTTTCCAGTTTGATATTAATGGCGGCGCGACAGATAAAGGTGATGGCGAAAATGTGGAGCTCAGTGCCCTGTATGGCTTCAGCACTGAGCGAGGTAACTATACCCTAGGGTTGGCTTACAGTGATCGACAAGGGGTCATGCAGGCAGATCGCGATTGGGTGCCACCCGGGGCAAGCTCCTTTGTGCCCGGCGGTAGCCTAGATGGCAAAGTCAGGGATGGCGATGACTGGGTTGCTCGTAGTGAAGGCTATGACTACACCGAAGAAAGCTGGCTGCAGACGCCCAGCAGCAAATACAGCGTATTTGCCAACGCACTGCATGAATTTGATTCAGGTATCAGTTTTAATGGGGATCTGCTTTATACCAAGCGGCAGTCGGAGCAGATGATGGCTCCTCAGCCCGCGTCAGTCATGCTGGATGTGTGTGATGACGATACTACCAGTGACTGTATCACCCTGACAGAGCAGATGCTTATCGGTGGCATCACCCCGGATGAGCAAGGTCGAGTCGAGTACCGTCGCCGGATGACAGATGCGGGAAACCGGATTTATGAACAAGACACGGATACCTTGAGGGTGTCGGCCGGGTTAAGTGGTCAGTTGGATTTACCCAGTGTTATGGATTGGGAGCTGTCTTATACCTATGGCAACAACAGTGCCACGACTTGGGTGCATAACTCCATTAATGCCACCAAGATGGCACAATCCATCTATGACAGTGAATGTAGTGGTTCAGAGTGCAGTAATCCTTGGTTCAGCGGTGAGCCGTTAGATCCAAGTATTATCAATGATATTAGTTATCTGGAACAAACTGAGGGCGGCAATGAGCAACATATCGCTGCGGCACTACTTAGCGGCGAATTGTTTGAATTACCGGCCGGAATGGCAGCCTTTGCTGTCGGGGCGGAATACCGTCACGACAGTGGTTATTACACGCCTGACCCTGTGATTGTGGCGGGTGATGGGACTGCGGCGCAGCAGGATCCAACTGATGGCAGTTATGATGTGATTTCGGTGTTTCAGGAGATCAGTCTGCCATTTACCGATGCTTTGACCGGTGAGTTTGCCCTACGTTTTGATGACTATTCCACATTCGGTAAAGCAACGACTTGGAAGATTGGCCTGACATATGAAGCCAGTGATGAACTGATGCTGCGCACCGTAGCGGCAACCGGTTTTCGAGCGCCTAATGTCAGTGAGTTATATGGTGGTAACTCCGGCTCCTATGACTATTTAACGGATCCTTGGGGTAATGAGGAAGATGCACAGATTTTGGTGAATTACACCTCAGATGCGGATCTGAAGGCTGAGCAGTCCGAGTCTTACACTGCCGGACTGGTATATTCTCCACGCTATCTTGATGGCATGTCAGTCACAGTGGATTACTGGCGCTTTAAAATCAAAGATGCCATTGCCCGGTTGGATGTCCAGGCGGGGTTGAACGCTTGTCATGGCGGTGACACCAGTGCCTGCGAAACCTTTAATATCGGGCCGGACGGAAATTTAACTAATCTGACCAACCCGCTGACCAATGTTGGCTATCAGGATACCAGTGGCGTTGATATGAATCTGCTCTATGTGTTTGCCCTTGGCGGACTGGACTGGCAGGTGCGTAACGATTTGACCTATTTGTTGCAGTTTGAGCAAGATGGCGTGGATTATACCGGCACCATCGGTGGCATGTATGGTGGCTATGCCAAGCTGAAAAATAATTTTAGTCTGCAGGCCGGACAGGGTGATTGGCAACTGATTTATGCCAACCGTTATATTGGTGCCATGGATGATATTAATTATGGCGACAAGGTTGATGGTGTGCTGTACCACAATGTTTCAGCCCGGTATCAATTCAATGATGTTTACAGTGCCAGCCTTGGGGTGAAAAATCTGACCGATGAGGAGCCGCCTATGGTGGCAAGTGGCAATGAAGCTGGCACAGTACCAGAGGTGTATGACACGATTGGCCGGCAAATATATGCTGGTGTGAGCTTTAGGTTTTAA